A single region of the Vicia villosa cultivar HV-30 ecotype Madison, WI linkage group LG4, Vvil1.0, whole genome shotgun sequence genome encodes:
- the LOC131600574 gene encoding transcription factor RAX3-like has protein sequence MGRAPCCDKANVKKGPWSPEEDSKLKSYIEQHGTGGNWIALPQKIGLKRCGKSCRLRWLNYLRPNLKHGGFSEEEDNIICSLYISIGSRWSIIAAQLPGRTDNDIKNYWNTRLKKKLLGKHRKEQHQQQQQQARNRGNNSVNVIKQENNNQYLVQEQAYLPHQLMQNLLSTPPPPPPPQPPSMLPSYTNQGFNDQDSIRKLLIKLGGRFSGDYHPHHHHHPNSSTNEFDGLNVQFSNNATSSTHEQVYDQEHVGSSSCVNSSNGNNQVQFVQNGQYFDSVQEEDQGKFIPEIDHLVSTNFSQRFDGLEFLYGDEDMSIENNKIEGSSSTWGEATTSSYHHPLDSKYQG, from the exons ATGGGTAGAGCTCCTTGTTGTGACAAAGCAAACGTAAAGAAAGGTCCTTGGTCTCCGGAGGAAGATTCTAAGCTCAAATCTTACATAGAACAACATGGTACTGGTGGTAACTGGATTGCTCTACCACAAAAAATTG GTTTGAAACGCTGTGGAAAAAGTTGTCGTTTAAGGTGGTTAAACTATCTTCGCCCTAATCTCAAACATGGTGGTTTttctgaagaagaagataacATCATTTGCAGTCTTTACATTAGTATTGGAAGCAG GTGGTCGATAATTGCAGCTCAATTGCCAGGAAGAACAGATAATGACATAAAGAACTATTGGAACACAAGGTTGAAAAAGAAGCTATTAGGAAAACATCGAaaagaacaacatcaacaacaacaacaacaagcacGTAATAGAGGAAACAACAGTGTTAATGTTATTAAGCAAGAAAACAACAATCAATACTTGGTTCAAGAACAAGCATATTTGCCACATCAATTAATGCAAAATTTGCTATCAACACCtcctccacctccacctccgCAGCCGCCGTCAATGTTGCCGTCATACACAAACCAAGGCTTCAATGATCAAGATTCCATTAGGAAACTACTTATCAAGCTTGGAGGAAGATTTTCAGGTGAttatcatcctcatcatcatcatcatcctaatTCTAGTACTAATGAGTTTGATGGTTTGAATGTTCAATTCTCAAATAATGCTACTTCTTCTACTCATGAACAAGTTTATGATCAAGAACATGTTGGATCTTCTTCTTGTGTTAATTCTTCAAATGGAAACAATCAAGTACAGTTTGTACAAAATGGTCAATATTTCGACTCGGTGCAAGAAGAAGATCAAGGAAAATTCATCCCTGAAATTGATCATTTGGTATCTACAAATTTTTCACAAAGATTTGATGGGTTGGAATTCTTGTATGGTGATGAAGACATGAGTATTGAGAATAATAAGATAGAAGGTTCTAGTTCTACTTGGGGTGAAGCTACTACTTCAAGCTATCATCACCCTCTTGATTCGAAATACCAAGGTTAG